The proteins below are encoded in one region of Ferroplasma acidiphilum:
- a CDS encoding NAD(P)-dependent glycerol-1-phosphate dehydrogenase — protein sequence MEFNKTKAMHFPNDVYIGHNAIDSMRIVAEKNLKSGTILVITGQKTYRIAGEAVVNKLEGLKHYVLFSGNATMDAIKSAREEIADIKVGLVIGVGGGSKIDMGKKIAFDLNVPFISFPTAPSHDGIASPRASIYDGKSFLSIEAAMPTAIVADTEIMAKAPYRFAAAGASDVIANITAVMDWKMANRIKGEIFSTTAAVISEYSSRELIENANMIQPGLEASIWMITKQILASGTAMAIAGSSRPASGSEHLFAHALEILGSGNAMHGEQVAMGSLVSMYLHGGDWKMLYDTYKKIGVSTKAKDYGIPDEIAIKALSIAHRLRPQRYTILGETDLNEEVSRNALKLTGVI from the coding sequence ATTCAATAAAACAAAGGCTATGCATTTCCCGAATGATGTTTACATAGGCCACAACGCCATAGATAGCATGCGCATAGTGGCTGAGAAAAATTTGAAATCCGGAACAATTTTGGTAATTACAGGGCAAAAAACATACAGGATAGCCGGTGAGGCTGTGGTGAATAAACTGGAAGGACTTAAGCACTATGTTTTATTTTCTGGCAACGCAACTATGGATGCAATAAAAAGTGCCAGAGAAGAAATAGCTGATATTAAAGTAGGCCTCGTTATTGGTGTTGGGGGTGGATCTAAAATAGACATGGGGAAAAAGATTGCCTTTGATTTAAATGTTCCTTTTATAAGTTTTCCTACTGCTCCGAGCCATGATGGGATCGCTTCTCCCAGGGCTTCAATATATGATGGGAAATCGTTCCTATCAATCGAAGCTGCAATGCCAACTGCAATTGTGGCAGATACAGAAATCATGGCAAAGGCACCATATCGTTTTGCTGCTGCAGGTGCTTCCGACGTAATAGCCAATATTACCGCAGTAATGGACTGGAAAATGGCCAACCGTATAAAGGGCGAAATATTCAGTACTACTGCCGCAGTTATATCTGAATATTCATCCAGAGAGCTTATAGAAAATGCAAATATGATCCAGCCAGGGCTTGAAGCCAGTATATGGATGATAACAAAACAGATACTCGCATCGGGTACAGCAATGGCAATAGCCGGTTCTTCCAGACCCGCCAGTGGCAGCGAGCATTTATTTGCACATGCACTTGAAATTCTTGGAAGCGGAAATGCGATGCATGGTGAACAGGTTGCAATGGGGTCTCTTGTGTCAATGTATCTCCACGGGGGAGACTGGAAAATGCTTTACGATACATACAAAAAAATAGGTGTATCAACAAAGGCAAAGGATTATGGGATACCGGACGAAATCGCCATTAAGGCATTATCTATTGCCCACCGGCTGAGGCCCCAGAGATATACCATACTTGGGGAAACAGACCTGAATGAGGAAGTTTCCAGAAATGCATTAAAGCTGACTGGAGTAATATAA